The Acetivibrio saccincola genome window below encodes:
- a CDS encoding DUF1015 domain-containing protein has product MLNSRIYSEKIGVLVPEILLPKQGTDMEAWAVVACDQYTSEPEYWQEVEKKTKDKPSTYHLIFPEVYLEEENGEDRIKKINDTMKEYIEKNILTSHGPCMIFVDRKTTHAESRKGLILAIDLEKYDYNKGSQTLVRATEGTVIDRLPPRIKIRKNATLELPHVMVLIDDPEKTVIEPLAEKVGDFEKVYDFELMASGGHIKGYKIDDKEVLSNIISALEKLSDPSAFKSKYQVGDDKGVLLFAVGDGNHSLASAKGHWEIIKKNLSEDEIKNHPARFALVELSNVHDEGITFEPIHRVVFNIDTKDIFESMKNFYNNSEVTFEKLDSLDMVNKKIKESSQNTSVHTFGFVTSEGYGVIEVKNPSHNIETGTLQSFLDSFIEQNEKVRIDYIHGEDVVTKLGSKEGNIGFYLPAMSKHDLFKTVILEGVLPRKSFSMGEAEEKRFYLECRKIV; this is encoded by the coding sequence ATGTTAAATTCTAGAATTTATAGTGAAAAAATTGGTGTTCTTGTACCGGAGATATTGTTGCCAAAACAGGGCACGGATATGGAAGCATGGGCGGTAGTTGCATGTGACCAGTATACTTCTGAACCGGAGTATTGGCAGGAGGTTGAGAAAAAAACCAAAGATAAACCCTCAACTTACCACTTAATATTTCCTGAAGTCTATCTTGAAGAGGAAAATGGTGAAGACAGAATAAAAAAAATCAATGACACAATGAAAGAATATATTGAAAAAAATATTTTAACTTCCCATGGGCCTTGTATGATTTTTGTTGATAGAAAAACTACCCATGCAGAATCAAGAAAAGGTCTTATTTTAGCAATAGATCTTGAAAAATACGATTACAATAAAGGATCCCAGACTCTTGTAAGAGCCACTGAAGGTACGGTTATAGACCGTCTTCCTCCGAGAATAAAAATCAGAAAAAATGCTACATTAGAACTTCCTCATGTAATGGTTCTCATTGACGACCCTGAAAAAACTGTAATAGAACCACTTGCAGAAAAGGTTGGGGATTTTGAAAAAGTATATGATTTTGAGCTTATGGCATCCGGGGGGCATATAAAAGGATACAAGATTGATGATAAGGAAGTTCTTTCAAATATAATCAGTGCTTTGGAGAAACTTTCAGACCCTTCTGCTTTTAAATCCAAATACCAGGTTGGAGATGACAAAGGCGTTCTTCTTTTTGCCGTTGGGGATGGAAACCACTCTTTGGCATCTGCAAAAGGCCATTGGGAAATTATAAAAAAGAATTTGTCAGAAGATGAAATTAAAAATCATCCTGCCAGGTTTGCCTTGGTTGAACTTTCCAATGTCCATGATGAAGGAATAACTTTTGAGCCTATTCACAGGGTGGTATTCAACATTGACACCAAGGACATTTTTGAAAGTATGAAGAATTTTTACAATAATTCAGAAGTTACTTTTGAAAAGCTTGACTCATTGGATATGGTCAATAAAAAAATTAAAGAATCTTCCCAAAACACCTCAGTCCACACCTTTGGGTTTGTCACATCTGAAGGGTATGGTGTAATTGAGGTAAAAAATCCAAGCCACAACATAGAAACAGGAACTCTTCAGAGCTTTTTAGACAGCTTTATTGAACAAAATGAAAAAGTCAGGATTGATTATATACATGGTGAAGATGTTGTTACAAAACTTGGCTCTAAAGAAGGCAATATAGGCTTTTATCTTCCTGCAATGAGCAAACATGATTTATTTAAAACGGTAATATTAGAAGGCGTGCTGCCAAGGAAGTCTTTTTCCATGGGAGAAGCTGAAGAAAAAAGATTTTATTTGGAATGCCGCAAAATAGTTTAG
- a CDS encoding MarR family winged helix-turn-helix transcriptional regulator produces the protein MSRRLLIENYITLLPMLYRTFFRDFPNCGVTRLQMKLLYYLKVEGGKPMNYYAKKIMVSKPNMSVLAEKMINEGFVKKESLERDRRVSTLKLTEKGEDFLSEEMNKFTNHLLDKLSIFTDEEVERLNEMIEEIKGMFSRVVDNN, from the coding sequence ATGAGCAGAAGACTTTTAATAGAAAACTACATAACACTTTTGCCTATGCTTTATAGAACTTTTTTTAGGGATTTTCCAAACTGTGGGGTAACAAGATTGCAAATGAAGCTTTTATACTACTTAAAAGTTGAAGGCGGAAAGCCGATGAACTATTATGCGAAAAAAATTATGGTTTCAAAACCTAACATGTCTGTTTTAGCTGAAAAAATGATAAATGAGGGCTTTGTTAAAAAGGAGAGTCTTGAAAGGGATAGGAGGGTATCTACACTTAAACTTACCGAAAAGGGGGAAGATTTTCTTAGTGAAGAAATGAATAAATTTACAAATCATCTCTTAGATAAACTTTCTATTTTTACAGATGAAGAAGTAGAACGTTTAAATGAAATGATAGAAGAAATAAAAGGTATGTTTTCAAGAGTTGTAGATAACAATTAA
- a CDS encoding efflux RND transporter periplasmic adaptor subunit, whose translation MKRRILAVLATFALLITAGCSTSASNEDAIEEERAITVSVDYIKKTDIEKTQTVTGQAKPIKEVNVIPKLPGKVSEVYVSLGDEVKEGQTLFTIDDKEIKLQLAQAEAAVNVAKANVKRAEGGALELQMTQLESAFKSAEINLNDAQKMYDDVKILYENGMASKQDLDRAKSGYELAKEQFETAKSALELTESRINKENIETAQAQLKQAKASYNLAKTQLENTVVTSPADGYISSLNVNEGEITSGAVPAATIVDISTVVVEVNIVENIVNKIKVGDEYPVYIESVKKEPFLGKVISISPNVDPMTQSYRTRIEVPNEDGAIKGGMSAKVEIAVEAKENILAVPVECVVSEGGKSYIYVVEEDRAVKKEVTTGISNEEFIEISGDIKEGSQVVVKGQNFLSDNSKVIVAE comes from the coding sequence ATGAAACGTAGAATTTTAGCGGTGCTTGCCACTTTTGCTTTATTGATAACGGCAGGGTGCAGCACTTCAGCATCAAATGAGGATGCAATAGAGGAAGAAAGAGCTATAACAGTTAGTGTGGATTATATTAAAAAAACAGACATAGAGAAGACCCAGACGGTGACGGGGCAGGCAAAGCCTATAAAGGAAGTGAACGTTATCCCTAAACTTCCGGGGAAAGTTTCAGAAGTTTATGTGAGTTTAGGAGATGAAGTTAAAGAGGGTCAGACGCTTTTTACAATTGATGATAAGGAAATAAAATTACAGCTTGCACAGGCAGAAGCAGCTGTAAATGTTGCAAAGGCAAATGTCAAAAGGGCAGAGGGCGGGGCGTTAGAACTTCAAATGACCCAGCTTGAGTCGGCTTTTAAAAGTGCAGAAATTAATTTAAATGATGCACAAAAAATGTACGATGATGTAAAAATATTATATGAAAACGGAATGGCTTCAAAACAAGACCTTGACAGGGCTAAATCAGGATATGAACTTGCAAAGGAACAGTTTGAAACTGCAAAATCCGCTTTAGAGTTGACGGAGTCACGAATTAATAAAGAAAATATAGAGACAGCACAAGCCCAGTTAAAACAGGCGAAAGCTTCATATAATCTTGCTAAGACACAGCTTGAAAATACAGTTGTAACTTCACCTGCAGACGGATATATTTCATCATTAAATGTAAATGAAGGGGAAATCACATCAGGTGCTGTTCCTGCAGCTACAATAGTGGATATATCCACCGTTGTTGTAGAAGTTAACATTGTGGAAAATATAGTAAACAAAATAAAAGTTGGGGATGAGTATCCTGTTTATATAGAATCTGTGAAGAAAGAGCCTTTTTTGGGTAAGGTTATAAGCATAAGTCCAAATGTGGACCCTATGACCCAGTCATACCGTACAAGAATTGAAGTACCAAATGAAGACGGGGCAATTAAAGGCGGTATGTCAGCTAAAGTGGAAATAGCTGTTGAGGCAAAAGAAAACATACTGGCAGTTCCCGTTGAATGTGTTGTAAGTGAAGGCGGAAAGAGTTATATTTACGTTGTAGAAGAAGACAGGGCTGTCAAAAAAGAAGTTACAACCGGCATATCCAATGAAGAATTTATAGAGATAAGCGGGGACATAAAAGAGGGCAGCCAGGTTGTTGTAAAAGGTCAGAATTTCTTAAGTGACAATTCTAAAGTAATTGTGGCAGAATAA
- a CDS encoding polyprenyl synthetase family protein produces MSAKLMEFLKEKEQQLVEYMKSSEVQKYFRPKHIHDAVTSYIYRSAKRLRPGVLIMSCGCLGGEERIAIPAAAAVELFHTWTLVHDDIIDNDSLRRGKPTVHRLMESAGKRDLNLEGSLAEDYGRNIAILAGDIQHAWSVTFLIETTTKMGVDPYITLEIIKYMESYAIGNLIYGETVDVQMGMTDSKDTEKFSQDDVIDMLWGKTGVLYGFSALAGGMIGKGTSDINDPQVTALKDFATNCGIAFQLQDDILGITGDEKLLGKPIGSDIREGKKTTIVLESLKNANEEQKNLILNVLGNKDAGEDDVEKVKSLFHELNGIEHTKMLAQKYIQKALPKIDAVEDSKYKELLLSWADFMINRNL; encoded by the coding sequence TTGAGTGCTAAATTAATGGAATTTTTAAAGGAGAAAGAACAACAGCTGGTAGAGTACATGAAAAGCAGCGAAGTTCAAAAATACTTCAGACCAAAGCACATACATGACGCAGTAACAAGCTATATATACAGAAGTGCAAAACGCCTGAGACCTGGTGTCCTTATAATGTCATGCGGCTGTTTAGGCGGGGAAGAACGGATTGCAATACCTGCAGCTGCAGCAGTTGAGCTTTTTCATACCTGGACATTGGTTCATGACGATATAATTGACAATGACAGTTTAAGAAGGGGAAAACCTACAGTCCATCGACTAATGGAAAGTGCGGGTAAAAGGGATTTAAACTTAGAAGGCAGCCTGGCTGAAGATTACGGAAGGAATATTGCAATTTTAGCCGGGGATATACAGCACGCCTGGTCGGTAACTTTTCTTATAGAAACAACTACAAAAATGGGGGTAGACCCGTATATTACGCTGGAAATAATTAAATATATGGAATCCTATGCTATCGGCAATCTCATTTATGGGGAAACAGTTGATGTGCAAATGGGAATGACAGATAGCAAAGATACTGAGAAGTTTTCCCAGGATGATGTAATAGATATGCTTTGGGGTAAAACCGGGGTATTATACGGTTTCTCTGCACTGGCAGGGGGAATGATTGGTAAAGGGACATCTGATATTAATGACCCACAGGTTACAGCATTAAAGGATTTTGCAACCAACTGCGGAATTGCATTCCAGCTTCAGGATGATATACTGGGCATTACCGGGGATGAAAAACTTCTTGGAAAACCTATTGGGTCTGACATAAGAGAGGGAAAAAAGACAACTATAGTTTTAGAATCCCTTAAAAATGCAAATGAAGAACAGAAAAATCTCATACTCAATGTATTAGGAAATAAAGATGCCGGAGAAGATGATGTTGAAAAGGTAAAAAGTCTTTTCCATGAGTTAAATGGAATAGAGCACACAAAAATGCTTGCTCAAAAATACATACAAAAAGCCCTTCCGAAAATTGATGCCGTGGAAGACTCAAAATATAAAGAACTTTTACTTAGCTGGGCTGATTTTATGATTAACAGGAATTTATAA
- a CDS encoding efflux RND transporter permease subunit: MNISELSVRRPVTIIMVMLMIVVFGVVSFLKSPMDLLPSMIIPMAVIMTEYEGVGSQEVENFVTRPIESAVSTVSNMKSVSSQSSEGSSIVIVEFNDGTDMDFAALDLRERIDMIKEFLPDGASNPMVIKINPDMLPIAQIGVSSAGKSEAELKSYVENNIKNRIERIEGVASVSLSGGLTQEIIVNMDKTKMENYKLSINQVASTLQMENINLPSGVVEHGDRKLNVRSKGEFNSIKEIENIPIVLPQGSIIYIRDIATVEEGYKEKSSINRMDGEDCIGLTIQKEATANTLEVTKRIKREINNIIEEYEDINIEIAFDQGIFVEQSINGVIQNGIIGALLAMLILFLFLKNLRPTLVIAISIPISVISTFILLYLSNTTLNMISMSGLALGVGMMVDNAIVVLESIYRHRREGKSRIEAALTGTKEVGGAIIASTLTTVVVFVPIVFTEGLASEIFKEMALTVTFSLLASLAVALTIVPMLSSKMLHISNGKGKSSFYSKIVDKWDKVINGLDNIYRVALKGVLNSRLITIIVTIVISGASIATLYFVGTEFIPDTDQGLFTVSIDMGEGVVLEETDEVVKKVEEIIEKIPEVEIVFATVGGSSSNVMSLGTESSSASVDVTLKPLSERSKSTSEIVEMVRKEVAKIPGADITVRNAGMDMLSMMGSAISVQIYGDDLGELAKIASEVEEIVESVEGTRQVETSVSKGRLEAGVYVNRDKASMYGLSTIQVASAISTALQGQVATRYRIGGNEIDVRVKFPDEVTKTYQSLNNISVLSPLGVNVPLGEVVEIKLEEGPINITRRNQTRYVTVNADLYGRDLGSVNAEIQEKLNELKLPDGYYTQLGGENEQMVESFESLGKALLLSILLIYMVMAAQFESLSQPFIIMFSVPLAFSGAVLGLFITGRTLNVASFIGVIMLAGIVVNNAILLVDYINNLRESGMERDEAILKAGPTRLRPILMTTLTTILGLVPLALGIGEGAEIQAPLATVVMFGLALSTLLTLLIIPVIYTLFDDLARKVKGKKLEVESGM, from the coding sequence GTGAATATATCAGAACTATCTGTAAGAAGACCTGTAACCATTATAATGGTTATGCTTATGATAGTTGTATTCGGAGTGGTGTCATTTTTAAAGTCACCTATGGACCTTTTGCCAAGTATGATTATTCCCATGGCTGTTATTATGACTGAATATGAGGGCGTGGGTTCTCAAGAAGTGGAAAATTTTGTAACAAGACCGATAGAAAGTGCCGTATCAACGGTTAGTAATATGAAAAGCGTAAGCTCCCAGTCATCAGAGGGTTCTTCCATTGTAATTGTTGAGTTTAATGATGGTACAGATATGGATTTTGCAGCTTTGGATTTGAGAGAAAGAATAGATATGATTAAAGAATTTTTACCTGACGGGGCATCAAACCCCATGGTTATTAAAATAAATCCGGATATGCTGCCCATAGCACAAATAGGGGTTTCCTCTGCAGGTAAAAGTGAGGCGGAGCTTAAAAGTTATGTAGAAAACAACATAAAAAACCGCATAGAGAGAATTGAGGGAGTGGCATCTGTTAGCCTTAGCGGGGGACTTACACAAGAGATAATTGTCAATATGGACAAAACAAAAATGGAAAATTATAAATTGTCAATTAACCAGGTAGCATCCACCCTCCAAATGGAAAATATAAATTTGCCTTCAGGTGTGGTGGAACATGGTGACAGAAAACTCAACGTCAGAAGCAAAGGGGAATTTAATTCCATTAAAGAAATAGAAAATATACCAATAGTCCTGCCCCAGGGAAGCATTATATACATAAGGGATATTGCAACGGTGGAAGAGGGATATAAGGAGAAGTCATCCATAAACAGGATGGACGGGGAAGACTGTATTGGTCTTACAATACAAAAAGAAGCGACGGCAAACACCCTAGAAGTTACAAAACGCATAAAAAGGGAAATTAATAATATCATTGAAGAATATGAGGATATAAATATAGAAATTGCTTTTGACCAGGGCATATTTGTTGAGCAGTCTATAAACGGTGTTATACAAAACGGAATAATAGGTGCTCTCCTTGCTATGCTTATATTGTTTTTATTCCTGAAAAACTTAAGACCCACCCTGGTAATTGCAATATCTATTCCAATATCTGTAATATCAACTTTTATTCTTCTTTACCTATCAAATACAACATTAAATATGATTTCAATGAGCGGTCTTGCCCTTGGTGTGGGAATGATGGTGGATAACGCCATTGTTGTACTGGAAAGTATTTATAGGCACAGAAGGGAAGGAAAAAGCAGGATTGAAGCAGCATTAACAGGGACAAAGGAAGTTGGGGGTGCAATAATCGCATCAACCCTTACAACGGTGGTTGTGTTTGTTCCCATAGTATTTACAGAAGGGCTAGCATCAGAAATTTTTAAAGAAATGGCTCTTACTGTGACTTTTTCACTCCTTGCTTCTTTGGCTGTTGCCTTAACTATAGTGCCAATGCTGAGTTCAAAAATGCTGCATATATCAAACGGCAAAGGAAAAAGTTCTTTTTACTCTAAGATAGTTGACAAATGGGATAAGGTAATCAACGGGTTGGACAACATTTACAGGGTAGCACTAAAGGGCGTACTTAATTCAAGGCTCATTACCATTATTGTCACAATTGTTATTTCAGGAGCTTCCATTGCAACTCTTTATTTTGTAGGAACAGAGTTTATTCCTGATACAGACCAGGGTTTGTTTACTGTGAGCATAGATATGGGTGAAGGGGTTGTGCTTGAAGAAACAGATGAAGTGGTAAAAAAAGTTGAAGAAATAATTGAAAAAATCCCTGAAGTGGAAATTGTATTTGCCACAGTAGGGGGAAGCTCCAGTAATGTTATGTCCTTAGGGACAGAATCAAGCAGTGCTTCCGTTGACGTTACATTAAAACCTCTTTCAGAGCGCTCAAAAAGCACAAGTGAGATAGTGGAAATGGTAAGAAAAGAAGTGGCTAAAATCCCGGGAGCAGATATTACAGTAAGGAATGCAGGTATGGATATGCTGTCTATGATGGGAAGTGCTATTTCTGTACAGATATATGGGGATGATTTGGGTGAACTTGCAAAAATAGCATCTGAAGTGGAGGAAATTGTAGAAAGTGTTGAGGGAACCAGACAGGTGGAGACCAGCGTTTCAAAAGGAAGGCTTGAAGCTGGGGTATATGTTAACAGGGATAAGGCTTCTATGTACGGACTTTCAACTATACAGGTTGCATCTGCAATAAGCACCGCCCTCCAAGGTCAGGTGGCTACACGATACAGGATTGGCGGAAATGAAATTGATGTAAGGGTGAAATTTCCTGATGAAGTTACCAAAACCTATCAAAGCCTGAATAACATTAGTGTGTTAAGTCCTTTAGGCGTTAATGTCCCTTTAGGGGAGGTTGTGGAAATAAAATTAGAAGAAGGTCCCATTAACATAACCAGAAGAAATCAGACCAGGTATGTAACCGTTAATGCGGATCTTTACGGAAGAGATTTGGGAAGTGTAAATGCTGAAATACAGGAAAAATTAAATGAGCTAAAACTCCCTGACGGATACTATACCCAATTAGGCGGGGAGAACGAGCAGATGGTGGAATCCTTTGAGAGTCTTGGAAAGGCATTATTGCTGTCAATTTTACTGATATATATGGTGATGGCAGCACAGTTTGAATCTCTTTCCCAGCCATTTATAATAATGTTTTCAGTACCCCTTGCTTTTTCAGGTGCGGTACTTGGGCTGTTTATTACCGGAAGGACTTTAAACGTAGCGTCATTTATAGGTGTTATAATGCTTGCAGGTATAGTGGTAAACAATGCAATACTCCTTGTTGACTATATAAACAATCTGAGAGAAAGCGGCATGGAAAGGGATGAAGCAATACTAAAAGCAGGTCCGACAAGGTTAAGACCTATACTTATGACCACCTTGACAACAATTTTAGGATTGGTACCCCTTGCTCTAGGAATAGGTGAAGGGGCAGAAATACAGGCGCCTCTTGCCACCGTGGTGATGTTTGGTCTTGCGCTGTCAACACTGCTCACTCTTTTGATTATACCGGTTATATATACGCTATTTGATGATTTGGCAAGAAAGGTGAAAGGTAAGAAGCTGGAAGTTGAAAGTGGGATGTGA
- a CDS encoding PRC-barrel domain-containing protein, translating into MLRYSEVIGLPVICAATGKKAGVIKDIVFCPENKKIAAFEIEKNSCEIKKKVVLKEDVLSLGKDAMIIENENKIIAFKKVKDKLGVKKKGTIIGFKIYTKYGEDIGVVKDILFDFEKNTLDGVEVSDGLIQDIVKGRNLLPLLGKVEFGKENILVERAAVEEMIETGKGIKGIINKT; encoded by the coding sequence GTGCTAAGATACAGTGAGGTTATAGGTTTGCCGGTTATATGTGCTGCCACCGGCAAAAAAGCAGGTGTTATAAAAGATATTGTTTTTTGTCCTGAAAACAAAAAAATTGCAGCTTTTGAAATTGAAAAGAACAGCTGTGAAATCAAAAAAAAGGTAGTGCTAAAGGAAGATGTATTAAGCCTGGGCAAAGATGCAATGATAATTGAAAATGAAAATAAAATAATTGCTTTTAAAAAAGTGAAAGACAAGCTGGGGGTAAAAAAGAAAGGCACAATAATCGGCTTCAAAATATATACTAAATATGGAGAGGATATTGGAGTTGTTAAAGATATTTTATTTGATTTTGAAAAAAATACATTGGACGGTGTAGAAGTTTCTGACGGACTGATACAGGACATTGTAAAGGGCAGAAATTTGCTGCCTCTTTTGGGAAAAGTGGAGTTTGGGAAGGAAAACATTTTGGTTGAAAGAGCAGCAGTTGAAGAAATGATAGAAACTGGCAAAGGCATAAAAGGAATAATTAATAAAACATAG